ATTTTGCTGTTCCCTTTAGGAAATACTACAACTGTATTTTCTGAGTTTCTGCCTTTATATTCCTGATCTGATTTTTTAGATTCTCCTTCAACAAGCACTTTATGTACTTTGCCCAACGCTTCCTTATTTCTGTATAGGGAATGCTCTTGCTGAAGGTTGATTACCTCAGTAAGGCGTCTCATTTTGGTCTCTTCCGGAATATCATCAGCATACTTTTTCTGTGCAAGAGTTCCCGGTCTTTCAGAGTAGGCAAACATATATGCAAAGTGGAACTTTGCCTCTTCCATGAGAGACAGGGTCTCCTGATGCTCTTCTTCTGTTTCGGTGCAGAAGCCTGTGATCATATCTGATGATATACCACAGTCTTCCCCAATAATATTTCTTATAGCCTTTACTCTGTCCAGGTACCACTCTCTTGTGTAAGTTCGGTTCATCAAGTCCAGTATTCTGCTGTTGCCGCTTTGAACAGGTAGGTGTATGTAGTTACAGATGTTCTCATACTTTTTGATTGTGTAAAGGACCTCATCTGTAATGTCTTTTGGATGTGAGGTTGAGAACCTGACTCTCAGGTCAGGGCTGACAAGTGCTACTTTTTCAAGTAACTGAGCGAAATTTACTTTTTCGCTTCCGTCTTCTGATTGCCACTTATAAGAATCTACATTCTGACCAAGAAGGGTTACTTCTTTATAACCCTGTTCTACAAGTTCTAGGGTTTCTTTTAGAATAGACTGAGGGTCTCTGCTACGTTCGCGGCCTCTCGTAAAAGGAACAACACAAAATGAACACATGTTGTCACAGCCCCTCATAATGGATACGAACGCACTGACTCCATTTGAATTTAACCTTACCGGACTGATATCCGCATATGTTTCTTCTTTGGATAAAAAGACATTAACGGCTTTATTTCCTTCATCTGCTTCAGCCATTAGATTTGGCAGGTCTCTATAGGCATCAGGTCCTATTACGAGGTCAACAATTTTCTCCTCTTCAAGAAATTTTGCTTTTAACCTTTCTGCCATGCACCCTAAAACTCCGATGGTTAGAGAGCGCTTTCTTTTTTTCAAAGTGTTAAACTGAGCAAGGCGGTTTCTTACCTTTTGTTCGGCATTTTCCCTGATCGAACAGGTATTGATAAAAATTACATCAGCAAGTTCCATGCTGTTAGTTGTGTCAAAACCATTCTTATGCATAATAGAAGTCACGATTTCGCTGTCAGAAAAATTCATCTGACAACCGTAGCTCTCTATATATAATTTTCTCTTATTACCTGTATTTTGTTCAGTGCTAATTCTAGGTAAATCACAGGCGGCTTTTTCCTCTGCTGTCATTGATTCCTTATGATTGATCCTGTCTTCCATTTAATAAATTCTTTTTGCAAAGATAAGAAATTTATTTAAAACTGACAGATTGGCAGATTTAATATTTATTAACCTAAAAATCAGGTTTAAAAGTTCAATTCGTCAATAAGTTTTTGGTCCAGCCCATAAATGTCCCTTCTAAAATGAAGATTTTCTTTGCTATCCATCCAGGTTGTGAAGTACACAATGTAAACCGGTACTTTTTTCTTGAGTTTCATAAATACTTCCTTCTCCATTCCCAGTAGTTTGTTAATTTCTTTTTCTTTCCACATACCTTGCTGCTCTAAAAGATATTGAGCAAGTTTCATAGGTTCTTCCAAACGAATACATCCATGGCTAAATCCTCTTTCTTTCTGTGTGAAAAGGTGCTTGGAAGGAGTATCATGAAGGTAAACATCGAAGGTATTAGGGAATAAAAATTTCACTTTGCCTAATGGGTTTTCAGGACCAGGTGTTTGTATGAAGGTTAAATTGAAGTTTTGTTCGTTGATAGAATGCCATACAATGCTATCAGGATGTACAGGGTTGTTCAGTTTATTGCCAAGGAAGATCTGCATGTGATGGCTCGATAAATAAGCAGGATCCTTCTTTTGCATTGGAAGTAACTCCTTAACGGCAATACTTTTCGGTACATTCCAGGAAGGGTTAAATACGAGAAATTGAATTTCATTTGAAAATATTGGAGTATGCGATAAGGTCTTTCCTACGATGACATTCATCTGCCAGGCATGCTTATTATTTTCATATACATGCAGTGCATATTCCGGAATATTAATGGCCAGATAAAGATCTCCGCCTTTTTCCGGAAGCCATCTCCATCTCTCCATATTTGCAGAAATTTGTAAGATCCTTTTTTCAACTGGAATATTCAGTTCATCTGTTGTTAGAGGGTCTAGAATTCCAGTTGTATCAAGACCATGGCAGAACTGAAATTTTTTTAGAGCAGCAACAAGAGTTGAATCAAAATAAGCACTAGTATCTGTTTTTAATGTTTTACTTTCAAATGAAAGGCGATGTCTTAGTTGTTTGATAATCTCAGAAGTGTCACCGGATTTTATGTTAATGGTTCCCTTGTCTACATTTCCCCATCCGCCTTGCTTGGCAATTTTCCTGTATTGAATAAGGGTTTTCTTTAATAAATTATATTGCCTATGTAAAGGATGGAATTTAGATGCAGAAAAGGTGCTGTCCAAATTCGCTTTAAGAATTGAGGCTAGCAGCTCTCTTTCGTTGATTGTTTTTTTAGTGATAAACCAATCATACTTTTCCGGATTATTGATACCTGCCCAGATTTTCCGCGCATATTTAAAAAAAGTTATGGAAAGAAAAATATCAAATTCTTCTCTGGCCTTTATGTGTTCAGGATGTGTAGACTTCTGGTAGTCGGAGAGCTGAATGTAGTGATGCCATATATCATTAGTAGGAAAGCATTCCATAGAGAATCCTTCCTCATCAATATGTTTGATCATATTGATAGTATAATTAGCCTGTGGGATGAACTTCCCTTTATATGACCAGGCAAGTTTATAATTTCGTTTTTTATAAAAAGAAAGAACATCTTCCTTCCATATACTGTCTTCTGGTTGGTTGTGAAAATAGACATTTATAAGATTTTCATCTGTTTTTTCAATTCCCGGAAGTTTTACGGTATGGGCTTTTTTTTGAGAATTTACTTTTCCTTTACAGGAAAATAAAATGATACTATATAAAGAGACAAGTAGAAGAAGGAGGTGCTTTGATTTCACAAATGTCAATAGGTTAATGAATTTTCCGGCATCAATTTATGAAATTATTCTTTTGATTCCAGAATAGATTTGAGTTGTTTGTCATGGTCATAGATATCTTTAAGGAAGTGGATAGCTCCTTTTTCATCAACCCATGTAGTAAAGTAAAGGATGAAGACCGGTAGTTTTTTCTTTAACAAAATTGTTTTTTCCTCCTGTCTGTATATTGCCTGATATAGTTTCTTTTTATTCCAATCGGGTTCATCTTTCAAAAGGTAAGATGCAAGCCAAACAGGATCTTCAATTCGAATGCATCCATGACTAAAGTTTCTTTCACTTTCTTCAAAAAGATAATCCGATGGAGTATCATGCAGGTATATATCGTATTCGTTAGGAAATAAAAACTTGATGTTACCTAATGGATTATAGTAGTTTGGTTTTTGTTTTAATACATAATTAAATTTGCGGCTGTCAAGATTGAGCCAGTCTATGGTGTCAGGCCTGACCATTGTGTTGAACGAATAATCTGTAAATATTTCTATATTTTGTTTAGAAAGTATGCTAGTATCTCTTTTGATCATTGGAACAAGCTCTGTTACCGCGATATTAGCAGGAACAATCCAGGATGGATTGATAACTATTTTTTCTATCTGATCACTGAAAATCGGAGTGTAAGCTCCACTTTTTCCGACGATCACTTTCATATTAAAAATTTCAGAGTCTTTTTCGAAAACATGCATTTTAAATTCAGGTATGTTTACTAGTATGTATTTTTCCGAAGGTTCTTCAGGTACCCATCTCCAGCGTTCCATATTGATCGTGATCTGCTCTATTCTATCTTCAATCGGGACATTCATTTCTTTGAGAGTTTCACCTTTGACAATGCCATCTTCTTTCAGTTTGTGTCTATATTGAAAGTGCATAACAGCCTGTTCAAGTTCCTGATCAAATGTTTGGTTATCCTCAAAATGACTAAGATCTGAAGAGAGATAAAGCCGTTTTCTCAAAGTTATAATTTCAGGATCAATATCCCCCTTGATTAACACCTTGCCTTTTGGGTTAATAGTGGGCCATCCGCCTTTTCTGGCAATTTCTGTGTATTTATTTAATACAACCTTGAGTTCTTTATAATCTTTATGTAGTGGTTCGAATTCAGAGAAAGGGTCCTTGGTTCCAGAAGACAGAATGGAATCAAGGGTTTTTCCATACTTAACTTTTTTGTGTTTGATTTTCCATAAGTTTTCCAAGTCGTCATTTTTGAAGTGGCCTCTCCAGATTTTTTTAGAGTCTTTGAAAAAAGAAGCCGAAAGCAGGATATCCGTATAGGTAAAGATTTCCTGCTTTTCTTTCAATCTGAACCATTGCGTGTCATTACTTTTTTTAATGGCCTCTTTTAAAGCAATCACATTGGTACTGTCCGTTGGTAATCCATGTTTATTCATATGGTAAAGGTAATTTACCAGCATTTGAGCTTGAGGTATGAATTCGTAATCTTTTGACCAGGCCAGCTGGAAGTTTCTTCTTATATAGAACTTCTCCAGTTTGTTTTGAACCTGTTGGTATTCGGGATGTTTTTTTATGAATTTTTTTATTTCAGCATCAGAGATTTTGACCTGTTCAGGCATTATAATGTTGAAATTCACGCTATCATTGTATTCCCTTTGAAAAGTATTTGTTTTTTTAGAATCACATGAATTCAAAAAAAGTAACAGAAATGCAATTAATAATACCTTCATCAGAAATATATATTCTAGTCAACACAGATACCATGGACAGCTGAATAAATGCCCTTCAAATAAATAACTGCAATAGGGGAAAATGAGTTTTCAATAAGTAAGGAGAATAAATGGTAAAATCTAAATGAATAAAAATACCATATATTTTTACTCTGTTTTTTTCAGTGAATTTTAATCGGATATTTGGTGTAAAATAGTGGGAATCGTTTGGTTTTAAGGAATTAACGTTTTATACTTGTCTTTTAAAAGGGCCCTGTTTATCTTCTAGTTTATATTTTTAATCAGTACTTAACTATTAATTGAAATGAAGGATAACATTTTTGATTCGGACAAAGCATTTACAATTGAAACTTTAAAAGAGTTAAAAAAGCTGATCCTTGAAGAACAAAACATCAAACCAGAGAATAAAACAAAAATTTTTGAAATGCTTCAGGAAGTAGATTTTATTCTGGGGAAATATGATACTATTTATGAGGAAATGGTAGATGTGTTTGCTTCTATGGCTTTACATGATTTCAGTAAACGACTTCCTACTGATATTGGCTTTAAACATGATTTTTTAAGCTTCCTGACTTTAGGGATAAATATGATTAATGAGCAGCTTGCTGAAAATTCCCTATCAAAACAAGGAGTTCACAAGGTTATTGATGTAATGGAAAATAAAGACAGGGTTATTTTCATTACAGGAATAAATGGAAACATATTTTTTGCCAATTCAACTGCAAAGGATCTGAATGATTTTAAAGAGGAGACTTTGA
The Sporocytophaga myxococcoides DSM 11118 genome window above contains:
- the miaB gene encoding tRNA (N6-isopentenyl adenosine(37)-C2)-methylthiotransferase MiaB — its product is MEDRINHKESMTAEEKAACDLPRISTEQNTGNKRKLYIESYGCQMNFSDSEIVTSIMHKNGFDTTNSMELADVIFINTCSIRENAEQKVRNRLAQFNTLKKRKRSLTIGVLGCMAERLKAKFLEEEKIVDLVIGPDAYRDLPNLMAEADEGNKAVNVFLSKEETYADISPVRLNSNGVSAFVSIMRGCDNMCSFCVVPFTRGRERSRDPQSILKETLELVEQGYKEVTLLGQNVDSYKWQSEDGSEKVNFAQLLEKVALVSPDLRVRFSTSHPKDITDEVLYTIKKYENICNYIHLPVQSGNSRILDLMNRTYTREWYLDRVKAIRNIIGEDCGISSDMITGFCTETEEEHQETLSLMEEAKFHFAYMFAYSERPGTLAQKKYADDIPEETKMRRLTEVINLQQEHSLYRNKEALGKVHKVLVEGESKKSDQEYKGRNSENTVVVFPKGNSKIGDYVNVLVTDCSLATLFGEIIEIIPSSTKIS
- a CDS encoding L,D-transpeptidase family protein; the encoded protein is MKSKHLLLLLVSLYSIILFSCKGKVNSQKKAHTVKLPGIEKTDENLINVYFHNQPEDSIWKEDVLSFYKKRNYKLAWSYKGKFIPQANYTINMIKHIDEEGFSMECFPTNDIWHHYIQLSDYQKSTHPEHIKAREEFDIFLSITFFKYARKIWAGINNPEKYDWFITKKTINERELLASILKANLDSTFSASKFHPLHRQYNLLKKTLIQYRKIAKQGGWGNVDKGTINIKSGDTSEIIKQLRHRLSFESKTLKTDTSAYFDSTLVAALKKFQFCHGLDTTGILDPLTTDELNIPVEKRILQISANMERWRWLPEKGGDLYLAINIPEYALHVYENNKHAWQMNVIVGKTLSHTPIFSNEIQFLVFNPSWNVPKSIAVKELLPMQKKDPAYLSSHHMQIFLGNKLNNPVHPDSIVWHSINEQNFNLTFIQTPGPENPLGKVKFLFPNTFDVYLHDTPSKHLFTQKERGFSHGCIRLEEPMKLAQYLLEQQGMWKEKEINKLLGMEKEVFMKLKKKVPVYIVYFTTWMDSKENLHFRRDIYGLDQKLIDELNF
- a CDS encoding L,D-transpeptidase family protein, encoding MKVLLIAFLLLFLNSCDSKKTNTFQREYNDSVNFNIIMPEQVKISDAEIKKFIKKHPEYQQVQNKLEKFYIRRNFQLAWSKDYEFIPQAQMLVNYLYHMNKHGLPTDSTNVIALKEAIKKSNDTQWFRLKEKQEIFTYTDILLSASFFKDSKKIWRGHFKNDDLENLWKIKHKKVKYGKTLDSILSSGTKDPFSEFEPLHKDYKELKVVLNKYTEIARKGGWPTINPKGKVLIKGDIDPEIITLRKRLYLSSDLSHFEDNQTFDQELEQAVMHFQYRHKLKEDGIVKGETLKEMNVPIEDRIEQITINMERWRWVPEEPSEKYILVNIPEFKMHVFEKDSEIFNMKVIVGKSGAYTPIFSDQIEKIVINPSWIVPANIAVTELVPMIKRDTSILSKQNIEIFTDYSFNTMVRPDTIDWLNLDSRKFNYVLKQKPNYYNPLGNIKFLFPNEYDIYLHDTPSDYLFEESERNFSHGCIRIEDPVWLASYLLKDEPDWNKKKLYQAIYRQEEKTILLKKKLPVFILYFTTWVDEKGAIHFLKDIYDHDKQLKSILESKE
- a CDS encoding PAS domain-containing protein; the encoded protein is MKDNIFDSDKAFTIETLKELKKLILEEQNIKPENKTKIFEMLQEVDFILGKYDTIYEEMVDVFASMALHDFSKRLPTDIGFKHDFLSFLTLGINMINEQLAENSLSKQGVHKVIDVMENKDRVIFITGINGNIFFANSTAKDLNDFKEETLIGQKIETLIENYCNIEELMLWDGSLNNIPIQFRWNGSLISSVLNVSLIMHSGKVENIIYLIKLNQR